The Toxorhynchites rutilus septentrionalis strain SRP chromosome 1, ASM2978413v1, whole genome shotgun sequence genome contains the following window.
CAAGCATTGGTCCAGACGAATGGTGTCTTGTCTTTCAGAAGATTATTTATCGGGTAAAGTTTAGTACTAAGATTCTTCATAAACCTACCATAGTAGTTCACGAGTCCTAAAAAGGCACGAACCTGCTCACGGTTCTCTGGACGCGGCATCTTTTGGATAGCGTCCACCTTCTTTGGCATCTTGTGTATTCCTCGACGATCAATGATGTAGCCGCAGTATTCGATGCTGTCAGTAAGGAATTCACACTTCGCCACATTTACACGCATGTTGTGCTCATGAAATCGCCTCAATACCTCGCGTAATCTATTTAAGTGCACTTCGTCATTTGGGCCGGTAATCTTCACATCATCTAAGAAGACTGACACTCCTGGTATACCGTGCAGAATTTGTGAAATCTCTCTCTGAAAGATCGCAGGTGCTGAGGCCACCCCGTACATTAGCCTCGTTGGTTGATACAGTCCTAGGTGTGTATTCAACGTCAGCATCGTCTGATCCTGTGGTCGTACCATCATTTGTAGGTAGGCTTGAGCAAGATCCAGCTTGGTGAACTTCTCTCCTCCAGCCATGTTTGAAAACATCTCGTTAATAGTAGGTAATGGATGTTCATCTACCAGCAAACTTTTGTTGACTGTTAACTTAAAATCTCCGCACAATCGGATTTTGTTGGCAGATTTCATCACTGGTACGATCGGCGTCGCCCACTCGCTGCGATTCACCTTTACAAGGATTCCACTTTCGACCATCTTGTGGATCTCACGTTCAACTGTATCACGAATTGAAAACGGTATAGAACGCGATTTGAGAAAAACTGGCTTGGAACCCGGTTTGAGATGCAAAGTAGCCTGAACTCCttcaattttaccaattgaatcATCGAACACGGTCGTAAACTCTTCCACCAGCTCTTTAATTGCTATAGGAAGGGTAGTTCGCAAATTAATTCTGTCAACGGAAGTTACAGAACTATCCATGATGGCGTTCCAATCCAATTGTAACGCTCGTATCCATTCTCGTCCCAACAATGGATGTCGCTTAGCATCAACCACAAGCAAATGCAGCTTGTTTTTCTGTCCCTTATACATGACTTCTGTCTCAACGACACCAAACACTTTAATTTTGCTTCCGCAATAACTTCGCAGCTCAATGCTAGTCGGTTTTAATGGTAAGTCAGTGAAGTATTTAGTCTTGTCACTACTGTTAATTAGAGATACTGGGGATCCACTGTCTACTTCAAACTTGACCAGTGATCCGCTTACTCTGAGCTTTAGAAAAATCTTTGAAAGATCTCCGCAGTTATTTTCAAGTTTACAAACATCAATAACATAAACCTGTTCCTCGTCTGAACATTCCGATTCAGAAATATCACTATTTTCTACAAGGTTTGTCAAATGTTTCTTTGAATAGTTcttgtttctatttttactACCGAAATTTTGCTTACTTTCGACATTCGAACTGAGACACACTCGCTTTAGATGACCTTTCTTTTTACATAGGCTGCAGACTTTATTTTTATGTTCACACCTGTCTGCTAAATGGCTTTCACTTCCACAAcggaaacataaaaatttgttaGTTGAATTAGTTACCCTTTTAGTAGTTGTTGCCGCAGTGGCATCTCGCCTCGGTTGACTCTTCTTCCGTTCTGCCAGGTTAACCTCATACCGCCGATTGAGCACTTCTGCCCCCTCACCAGAGGCCTCCATGGAAAGTGCGATCTGTTTTGCTTTGTCAAAGGTCAACTCCCTCTCTTCGATCAGGCGAGTTCGAATTCGCTGATTCCTCAGGCCGAACACCAGCTGGTTACGCAATCCTTTTTGCAGGTATTCGCCAAAGCCACAATACTTCGCATCCCTCTGGAGAGCCGTAATATACTCCGTAATGGATTCGCCTTCTCGTTGCATCCGCTGACGGAACTTCCAAAGCTCCACCATCTCTAGAGGTTCCGGATCAAAGTACTCTCCAAGTAGAGTGACTATTTCAGCGTAGGTTTTATTTTCGGGCTCGGTCGGAGACAAATGATCACACAGCACGTTGTATGTCTCGGCCCCATGTAGTGAAGCAGCATATTCTTCCGGTTGATTTCCGGAATTCCGAAAATTAGTAGCGCTCCTTCAAACCTTTTCACCCATCGAGACCACATCGATTTGGTTCTATCGAACGACTCGAAAGTAAACGTGGgcggagcagcagcagcatcttgATTTGCCATTTTTCGTTTGAATTGCACACGATAGCAGTAAGCAGCAAACCGTACACTGTAACAATAGCGTACTCGTCAAATTTCCTTCTGGAAAattccagcagcagcagcagcgatgTTCGTCAGTATGTGCGTTTATCGATGAGCCCCAATGCGGAACGCCATTCGAACGAATCTTCCTCCTCATTTGCTTCAATGCGGGTTACTTATCCGCTCGTCGCCAACTATTGTAATCGTAGGATTGGACGCAGTAATGAAACGCGTGTTTCTCTATACAATTTACAACTAGGAATGACGTTTAATATATTTCTCTTGACATGTATAATAAAGTAAGGTGTTGTTACAATGAAGGTAATATGAAGGTGGTAAGAGCAAGGTAATATAATTAAGATATGCACATATCATAACAGTAACCAAGTCAGAGACATTGTTTCAATATCAATGTCAAATGATGGTAGAATTTGTCACTCAGTTTTTTGAGTTCCAGGTGGAAAGTAATGTCGAAACCtagggccttcatattcttcgaaGTTTTCAGAGAGGCCAACAGTTCGTCAGTTGTGATATCTTGATTGATTGAAACATTAATTTGAATTTGATCAATGGGGAGATTTGTATCTGAAACGGAACTCTCAAAGGGACTAATGATGTTCAACCCAAGATTGTGGGAGTTGACGAAGTGCTGTCCTATCTCATTAGCCTTCTCTACAGGAGTCACCAAACGATCTGTTGTGCTGTTAACCGAAATAAGAGGGGTAAGCGGAGAAACAGGTCTAGGTTTGCTTTTCAAAACATTGGCTAGTTTCCAAAATGGACGAGCACTATTTGGAAGAGACTGAAGCAAGCTCAAGAAGTTACTATTACAGAGCTCCACGAGTCTGGCTTAAATAATTTTGGAAAGATTGTTTGAAATTGTTCTGAAGAACCGAAGGCTAGTCCTCTGATACTGCCTCCGGTATATGTTACGAATTTTAACATAATATTTGGTAGTAGAATCAACGATTAAGGGGTTGCTCACCTGGGGAATGATCCGTACGTGCTGTTCACGAGCCTGTGTAATCGCCGATTCAACCTCTTCCAGCGATCGGTCGATGTTTTCAGTCGTCTCAGGGACTCGATCGAAGTCAATGTTCTCATCCACACACCGTTAAAATCTATCCCAGTTTACTCGGTGATAATCCCTTCGAATGTTTTGATGTCTGAACACGCCGGAACCGATCTCTAGGACCACAGGAAAATAGTCAGAGCTCAACTCTTGGGAAACCTCCGGTTGAGTGACGTTGCTTCCCAGGTTGATGATGAAATAATCGATGGTCGCATGGGCCCCGGATCGCGACAGGCGAGTTGGGGAGTCAGGGCTCAAGATATTGTAGTGACACTCCTGAAGATCATTTCCCAAGATGATTCCGTTCCGGTTACGTCTGCTGTTGCTCCAAGTTCGTCTTTAGCATTAAGGTCACAGCCGATAATGTACCTCGTCTGCCGCCGTGTCAGCTTGATAATGTCGTTTCAATAGTCATTTGCTGAACCATCCCGTTGATTGACGTACTTAGGACAGTAGACAGCGATTATGTTGCTAGGACCGACAGATGACTCTACTTCTACTCCAATGGATTCGATAATTTTCGTTCGGAAGCTTGGCAGCAGACGACAGGTGACGTTGCGCCTCACAGCAATAGCCACTTTTCCGGAACTGGTTCTATCTAGACTCAGAAGTCGAAAATCGGAAAAGTAAACGTTGATCTCCGGCTTAAGGTGGGTCTCAGTAATAAAAGCGATGTCGATTTCTTTGGAGTTGAGAAAATCGAGAAGCCCGATCTGTTTGTTCTTAATCGAACAAGCGTTCCAGTTGGTGACTTTGATAAATTTCACGTGGATCGTGATCGATTTTTGTGATGAAGGATGTAACGGCTTGAAGCTGTTGTGTTCTGGTACGACAGGTGCGCATGATAATCATTACCTCAGACATGATTCGACCAGTTCCTCTGCTGTAAACGGTGAATCGTCATTAAGCGTACTGGCAGCGGCACCAGCGTACGACAATCTTGGTTACGGGACGAACCTTGTTTTGGCTGAGTTGCTGCTATGCTGAGGCGACTTTGAGCTGAGTGACCAAGATTAACCGCTTGCTTGTttgaagagatcggagcagaaGCTCGATGATTATCTAAAGTAAGCGGCTTCAGGTTCAGAACCACTCGACGGGGTTGAAGCGCTGGATATTGTGATTCAGGTGTTAGCTGGAGGAGGACGAGCACTGCGTTGATGACCAGACTGATTTCTTATCGTTGACTTGTGACGGATGTCGATGAATTCTGCTCGCTTGATGCAGGTGCGGGTTGTGGCACGTTGTTTTTGGCAACAGTTCGCGCATTACGTCCTCCACATAGGTCCTTTCTCATAGCACTTTTTAACACCCTTAATCACAAATATTTCCTCTGTTCAATTTCCAATATCAACATTTCCTTATACGATGCTCCGCCCAGTAATAAACATTAGTTATTTTGTGTAGAGTTAAGAAAAGTGATGTAAACTATTACTTAAGCgaatggttgaaaaatatacGAAGAGCTATGAATAGTCTTTCTGgatcacatgtttttacattcTCGCTGGCGTTATCACATCACCTAACCTACATGGCGACTCGTGCCATCGATCCTGCCAAGGATCCTACGAGAGCACTTCACTTAACTTACAAATGGATAGCATGTGCCCCTAATGCTGCAGATTTTTCTCGCATCAGCCAAACGGAATCCCCTACGTAATCGATGATATCAGCCAACTTAATGTGATATCGTTctcatcaccattatccacaaAATGAGCTTCCGAAAAATGTTAGTAATCATATCCTATATGCATTatcaaagttaaaaaaaattgaagattatctatgtttaaaatgaatttaaatagaaattaatgaaaataatcacgaccgaattgCGTTTTTAAGCGGGTAGAAATacaaccatcatcacttttgtggttctgagctctaatgaaGGTGTCACATGAGCTGatgcagctttgcgtaaattcgtcagttGGAGCAGTTGTGACGAATCCGGAAAACATCCAATTGATCgaaccaccgatcacaatcGCCTGTAAATCGTTTATGAAGTTGTCCTCGATCAAATCCGACAGCATAGCGGTGGAATTAGGACTTGGCGGGGCTCGCTTTTGTGTCTCGAAGTACCCAGATTCCtcattattgaaaaaatgttttcacattCTCCAGCAGCAGACGAGCACGGATTGCTTGGCTGTCCAATGTGTACCAATATTgattaaaataaattgatttgaTTTTCAAGAATGTTACCTGTCCTGAATCTGGGTTAATTCGACCTGaaatgttcaatattttttcataaaaggctagctcattggctatAATTCGATATGCCAATCGGCATCTAAAtcagttcagtggttcaaaagtaatgaattgttgaaaaaaacggGTGGGTTATGCCCGAGACATagccggagagacgtaggactacaccaaggggtgtccattattcgaaaatcatggagcacagatccaaGAATCACCAACTTTTCATGcacaaaattaaagaaaaaattgaaaggatacaataaaacctcagcacacgacaatttttaattgttttgtaTTTGCATCTAAACATTCAAAcgcggtgcaaatgttgtaggggttattgttcagccggcaacgcACACACACtcgatggcaagcatatcgtaataggaatttaccgtctgaGATCGTGACATAATTCGGTTTTGCATCCCTCATGAAtatctgtgttctactagtcaagcccttcatttgatacccatattgatggggctttgagagaatatgtaatccgccattttgtagcgtccgccatcttggattttcgagatcatgaaatacgcagttttataatggctgTTCCCCCCACCcacttatcgcgttacgtaatttgtgcacgacgccttatacgcgagcgtaacatgaacaAATTTTTAACAAATGCGAATTGGGGAAATGGAATTTGGAAATGTATTTCCACTTATACTTTAGCCATTAAGACTAAAAGAGTGTTCCAGGGCATAAAAATAGCAAGGAAAGAATTGCGATCTTACCTTGTAGCAACGCCACGGGAAGTCACAAATTTAAACTTATTTTAATCAGTAAATTCATAAAGCCAAAGTGTTTGAGGAGACCAAAGCAGACCATCTAATGGTTGATTatagttgataattccttaatattttccttcgttgatcgtattttttcacatattaACGTTAAAGAGCTTTAActgttggccgaggcattttgattgaatgtaatactttaccgtttactatttttgacagcaCAGCCAGCCGttgcagtgttccgagctctgcaatacaattttctaaatcaatgttaaagttgctaaaactaacATTATAGACCcgttaaacgtaaaaataatgattgtaatgatatcaacacaattttattttattgattttcatgacagaaaacgctatgactcaggaataacattttattgagtggtttttatagctgtttagattatgttgtctggcatcagtgtcgaaaaaattacgattttttcaccaatacaaacaaaaaccattgcggaaaattgaaaaacgaaaatttaactttcagagcacttgtccgaattttccgacgtgTTTCATTATACATTGTGACGGCAGATGAGAAATTAATATCTTGttagtaatcgattagagtttggttgatattacttgatgggaagtgtgcggaaccgatcattttctacacactgtttcccaaaattattgattttttttgcatattgggcgaggggtgagggaggaaaatgaaagaaatgagcgccattgtgtcAGCCATTTGTGACtttcttccaccttcaccttaaatcgtatgaatagctataattggaggcgatgtacatacaaccaagacacatttggatgTTATATGCTAcatataactggcatatacagtagaatttaactctttgtggtcgtttgtctgctctcagccaccatatcttttttaccgttctggtagtttgtctgctctcagccaccacagcaagaaaccatgctaatcttatattttactcaaccaagtatcaattTATGATTTCGCaggaatcattatttgagtcACCACTGAAGAAGTTGTTTTTAAATAGCAGAATaaatgtttgcataagtgtctcatattcaacggataataaaaataaagttatgtATCGATTATGCTTCATATGAattactcttggagactgtttagaaagatttcacacgaagacgaattataaaatatagtttaaaaaaaaatatcacattaaaatgacatcacgaaaaataaaaaaaaggtaaattttCCATAATCTTGCatatatcactgctttttcaagggaaAATAATTTCGACCAATACGATACCCATGCCGAaaattaatacgaccgcaaagggataacattcctatactcgcgcataggtctgacagaccgagattCAATTAGGTGGCTGAatcaaatgactattaaaactgaatgaagtcaaACAAAAATCTTttgtggagttttttcattcaagtaTATCTTTTTCTCTAAATAAATACCAACAACGTCTAAAAATACACAGTTGTCATATtacagagacgcgcacagtctgtgagtacacAAGTTACtatcgcgcgagtacaggaatgTTGAAAATCAAACACTTAGAAAATCACCCTTTATGAGCTGCTTTGTGGATTCGGATACATCTGTTATGTTAACACTTTACGGACCGCTCATGGGATTTCTCGTGTTTTGCGTCCCATCCGTCGCGGACCGCTGACGAGGTTTCCCGATTTCGTGTTCCTTCTTTAGGGCTTGCGTGAagttagcggataaaagtttttgttgcgtgcaagtttctgttcaacgtacTGCTgggtttaatgaataatgaattacttcaattgaaataaatcgattgtttatcaagtaacaaccttcaaattcacgctcattagatagagaattgaatcattcatatttccacataattcattttttttcttgatcgtgacagagaaaagttatacacTGAAACGTGATCATGgatcaatataggaaaatatacaaaattttgaaaacaaaaaaaaaatttgttcgaatagagttatcgtagttattctatagagaaatattttatctgtcttccagccacaattttattaatcgaaaaagggtatgagaaaagttataagccaagttgtatggaagaaattaattattttaaagaaaattgaaaaaaagttatttgaaaggccccaaaacacattctcgggatagtactcattcgatatagaatatttttgtaTATCTTTAGCAATATTTCCATTGGTCGGAATAGGGTCTTAGAAAAGTTATAGCCCAAGACCTATACTacttgtatgggggaaattaattaatttaaagaaagtttaaaaaagttttttgaaaggacccaaaacacatttttttggcCTATAATTTTTCTTATACCGTTTTccgattaatgaaaattttgttaaagataaataaaaatattctttatcaaATGAGTagtatctcgagaatgtgttttcggtcctttcaaataacttttttgaattttctttaaaataatcaatttctcccatacaacttgacctataacttttctcagacccttttccgattaataaaattttggctggaagataggtaaaatatttctctatcgaatagcttcgataactctattcgaacgactttttttgattttcaagttctgtttattttcctatattgacccatgctcacgttttagtttataatttttctctgtctcgatcaagaaaaaaatgaattatgtggaaagatgaatgattcaattctctatctaatgagcatgattttgaaggttgttacttaataaacaatcaatttatttcaactgaaataattcattattctttaaatccagcaagacgttgaacagaaacttgcacgcaacaaaaaaattttatgcgatgaactttcatccgctaacttcacacataaaggcgaatgaactgcaaagtttaaagcctcttcaaaacttgcaagcaaagcaagcaacttcacacaagtcaaaacgtgcggtctcAGGCGTATGTCTAACagatttcttcccggtccttaaagtgAT
Protein-coding sequences here:
- the LOC129782505 gene encoding uncharacterized protein K02A2.6-like, translating into MVELWKFRQRMQREGESITEYITALQRDAKYCGFGEYLQKGLRNQLVFGLRNQRIRTRLIEERELTFDKAKQIALSMEASGEGAEVLNRRYEVNLAERKKSQPRRDATAATTTKRLRVSGSLVKFEVDSGSPVSLINSSDKTKYFTDLPLKPTSIELRSYCGSKIKVFGVVETEVMYKGQKNKLHLLVVDAKRHPLLGREWIRALQLDWNAIMDSSVTSVDRINLRTTLPIAIKELVEEFTTVFDDSIGKIEGVQATLHLKPGSKPVFLKSRSIPFSIRDTVEREIHKMVESGILVKVNRSEWATPIVPVMKSANKIRLCGDFKLTVNKSLLVDEHPLPTINEMFSNMAGGEKFTKLDLAQAYLQMMVRPQDQTMLTLNTHLGLYQPTRLMYGVASAPAIFQREISQILHGIPGVSVFLDDVKITGPNDEVHLNRLREVLRRFHEHNMRVNVAKCEFLTDSIEYCGYIIDRRGIHKMPKKVDAIQKMPRPENREQVRAFLGLVNYYDTIRLDQCL